From Antennarius striatus isolate MH-2024 chromosome 14, ASM4005453v1, whole genome shotgun sequence, the proteins below share one genomic window:
- the LOC137607076 gene encoding zinc finger and SCAN domain-containing protein 2-like: MSKGQMLRALVKQRLTAAAEEIFGLFERTIAEYEEELCRSKEENERQRELLDAVFKPQLRIQKTGNQVSASEEEVSPELQDWRPSLDPEDPPDIKQELWTNQEEEQLQYPEEAAFPFIPVPAKSEDDDQKHHSPQLHGTDPEPSGNSDPGYLPTDADTEYRNISTFVSNEGSNASNDLANHAEFGKMYSRQLKLASHDSDEKRFSCSVCGKMFTRKATVVNHMRTHTGEKKHLCPFCRKRFSRHAYLQSHLRTHTGEKPYSCPLCSKSFTQHTHLRLHKRIHTGEKPYGCTHCGKTFTWPTQLKRHKCADGRLRFSANQEEDADTVGLACGPLEVGDDDDDEVTLRALQLHQL; this comes from the exons ATGTCTAAAGGCCAAATGCTGAGAGCGTTGGTGAAGCAGCGACTGACCGCGGCTGCTGAAGAGATATTTGGGCTGTTTGAAAGAACGATAGCAGAGTACGAGGAGGAACTGTGTCGTTCTAAAGAGGAGAACGAGCGACAACGAGAACTCCTGGACGCTGTTTTCAAGCCCCAGCTgcggatacagaagacag GCAATCAGGTTTCAGCGAGTGAAGAAGAGGTTTCCCCTGAGCTGCAGGACTGGAGACCAAGTCTGGATCCAGAGGATCCACCAGACATCAAACAGGagctctggaccaatcaggaggAAGAGCAGCTTCAGTACCCAGAGGAGGCGGCGTTCCCATTCATCCCTGTTCCTGCAAAGAGTGAAGATGACGACCAGAAGCATCACTCCCCACAGCTTCACGGAACCGATCCAGAACCATCTGGGAACTCCGATCCAGGTTATTTACCGACGGACGCCGACACAGAGTATCGAAACATCAGCACCTTCGTCAGCAACGAAGGGTCCAACGCTAGCAACGATCTAGCTAACCACGCTGAATTTGGAAAAATGTATAGCCGACAGCTGAAGCTAGCATCGCACGACTCCGACGAGAAACGCTTCAGTTGCTCTGTGTGCGGCAAAATGTTCACCAGAAAAGCGACTGTGGTGAATCACATGAGAACTCACACGGGGGAGAAGAAACACCTCTGCCCCTTCTGTCGCAAGCGCTTCTCGCGTCACGCTTACTTACAGTCGCACCTGAGGACGCACACGGGCGAGAAACCCTACAGCTGTCCGCTCTGCAGCAAGAGCTTCACACAACACACGCATTTACGACTGCACAAGCGAATACACACCGGGGAGAAACCGTACGGCTGCACCCACTGTGGCAAAACCTTCACCTGGCCCACTCAGCTCAAGAGACACAAGTGCGCCGACGGTCGTCTCCGGTTCTCGGCCAATCAGGAGGAGGATGCTGACACGGTTGGACTTGCATGCGGTCCCCTGGAGGTGggagatgatgacgatgatgaagtCACGCTTCGAGCTTTGCAGCTTCATCAGCTGTGA
- the LOC137607079 gene encoding zinc finger protein 572-like: MSKGQMLRALVKQRLTAAAEEIFGLFERTIAEYEEELCRSKEENERQRELLDAVFKPQLRIQKTVFPTDVRQLVSEEERPHEQQDIVPGLDQEEQPELPDIKEEQEELWTNQEAEQLQELEENELTFTPLLVKKEYDDDDEEHPLFWQSPQIEQMKTYVDSGGPDPARSSDPDGHFRPDSDHNTSEKPFRCSECERRFRHKGHLQIHMRCHTGEKPFSCSVCGKSFPRKENLVRHARFHSGEKPFSCSFCKKRFTRSDHAITHMRTHTGEKPFSCSVCWKRFSHNVSLKHHMTVHREETV, from the exons ATGTCTAAAGGCCAAATGCTGAGAGCGTTGGTGAAGCAGCGACTGACCGCGGCTGCTGAAGAGATATTTGGGCTGTTTGAAAGAACGATAGCAGAGTACGAGGAGGAACTGTGTCGTTCTAAAGAGGAGAACGAGCGACAACGAGAACTCCTGGACGCTGTTTTCAAGCCCCAGCTgcggatacagaagacag tatTTCCTACAGATGTCAGGCAGCTGGTGAGTGAAGAAGAGCGACCCCACGAGCAACAAGACATCGTTCCTGGTCTGGACCAGGAAGAACAGCCTGAGCTGCCAGACATtaaagaggaacaggaggaactctggaccaatcaggaggcaGAGCAGCTtcaagagctggaggagaatgaGCTGACATTCACTCCTCTCCTAGTGAAGAAGGAatacgatgatgatgatgaggagcacCCCCTGTTCTGGCAGAGCCCTCAGATTGAACAGATGAAAACCTATGTGGACTCTGGAGGACCAGATCCAGCCAGGAGCTCAGATCCAGACGGACATTTCAGACCAGACTCTGACCACAACACTTCAGAGAAGCCGTTCCGTTGCTCCGAATGTGAGCGAAGATTTCGCCACAAGGGACATCTGCAGATCCACATGAGATGCCACActggagagaaacccttcagctGCTCGGTGTGTGGGAAAAGTTTCCCTCGGAAGGAGAACTTAGTTCGACACGCGAGATTTCACTCCGGGGAAAAACCTTTCAGCTGCTCATTCTGTAAGAAACGCTTCACACGGAGCGACCACGCCATAACACACATGAGAACGCACACGGGGGAGAAACCCTTCAGCTGCTCCGTGTGTTGGAAGAGATTCAGCCATAATGTCAGCCTGAAGCATCACATGACTGTTCACAGAGAGGAGACGGTGTGA